From one Cyanobacterium stanieri PCC 7202 genomic stretch:
- a CDS encoding hypothetical protein (PFAM: Protein of unknown function DUF88~COGs: COG1432 conserved hypothetical protein~KEGG: mar:MAE_59010 hypothetical protein~SPTR: Putative uncharacterized protein) encodes MTNFNFNNGKYSISNDYTQFNDLDKEKESDNEPDLKLETNDNPTLNPRPQLIPRPEYNPEPHINSTTIIAPNSEINNTNHYNYVNNINSNRLRDRISIFVDGNNMFYAQQKNGWFFDPRKVIDYFSEESGFMLINAFWYTGLKDSQDQRGFRDALISLGYTVRTKILKEYYDDSSGRFSQKANLDIEIVVDMFNTVDQYDRVVLFSGDGDFERAIELLRSKNTHITVVSTEGMIARELRNATDRYLDLNEIRPCIEKRDF; translated from the coding sequence ATGACTAACTTTAACTTTAATAACGGGAAGTATAGTATTAGTAATGACTATACACAGTTTAATGATCTTGATAAGGAAAAAGAATCGGACAATGAACCTGATTTAAAATTAGAAACCAACGATAATCCAACTCTTAATCCTCGTCCCCAACTAATACCCCGTCCTGAATACAACCCCGAACCCCATATCAATTCCACCACCATCATCGCCCCTAATTCAGAAATAAATAACACCAATCATTACAACTATGTAAATAACATCAATAGTAATCGTCTTAGAGATCGAATTTCCATATTTGTTGATGGTAATAATATGTTTTATGCCCAACAAAAAAATGGCTGGTTTTTTGACCCTCGAAAAGTCATTGATTACTTCTCCGAAGAGTCTGGATTTATGTTGATCAATGCTTTTTGGTACACGGGTTTAAAAGATTCTCAAGATCAGCGGGGTTTTCGTGATGCCCTCATCAGTCTTGGTTATACCGTCAGAACCAAAATTCTCAAAGAATATTATGATGATAGTTCTGGTCGATTTTCCCAAAAGGCTAATCTTGATATAGAGATTGTGGTTGATATGTTTAATACTGTTGACCAATATGATCGAGTGGTATTATTTAGCGGTGATGGTGACTTTGAAAGGGCGATCGAGCTTTTACGTTCCAAAAATACCCATATTACGGTGGTTTCCACCGAAGGTATGATTGCCAGAGAATTACGCAATGCCACAGATCGTTATCTTGACCTCAACGAAATCCGCCCCTGCATCGAAAAACGTGATTTTTGA